GTTCAGGGTCCTCGCTGTAGTGCCCCAAGGTGAAACCCGGGCCGATCCTCTCCATCAGCTCTTCCTCAGAAATCGGAGACCAGCAGCTTAAAACAAAAAGTCGTTCATTCAGGACGCTGCTGGTGTTAAGCAGAACCCGCTGGTATTCATAATCATCCTTGAGCCTGTTCTCGGCATCGATCAGGGCCTGGACTTCGGCCGCCAGGGCAGCATATTCCCCCTTTATTTCCTGGAGTTCCCCGTTTTTGGCCTCGATCTCACGATCGATCTGCGCAAGGCTTTTCGCCGGCAGCTTTTCTTCGGCCTGACCGATTTCAAGGGGAACCGAAGCCATGGCGACAAAAGCAACCTCGCCCTCGGTCTGACGGGTAACATGGTACAGGATGTCGTCGAGCACCATGACGCCAAAGCTCCTGCGCGGCACCCGATAGAACCGCACATCCAACCCCTTGGAGTGCAGGAGTGCTACGTCCCGTGGATCAAACTCGCCCCAGGGCGCAAGCACGGAGCGTTCTTTCTTCAGGGCACTGATCTCGCTTTGCAAGCGGGACTCCCTCTGGCCCAATTCTTCCCGCCGCGAGCATATGGAGGCGTAATCGGCGCTTACTTCCGTAACGCGCTCCTTGGCTGCAAGACGGTTAAGGAACTTCCGAATTTCGGTCACCTTTTGCAGTTCCCTGGCCACCTCGGCCGGCTCAAGAGAATCCATCGGGAGCGTGATATGCGTCGCGCCCTGGTCTTGCAGCCGCTGGAGGAACTGTTCCTTTTCATCGATGATGCCGACGAAGGTGATTTTTTTCATTTTGACAATCATGCGTATGCCACCTCTTTCTTTTTCAGAACGAGCTTGGCCTTGGCCAGCTTGGCTCGACCGACGGCGGCGGTCTCTTCGTCACCGAGAAATATCTTGATTTTGCGAATGTTTTCCTTGAGTTCCGGAATGAGTTTTTTCTCAAAGAGATTGACCCGCTGGGTGGTGGTGCGTAATTCTTCTCTCAGGAGCGCCTCTTTCTCCTGCAGGACGCGCAACTCTTCTCTGGCCGCAACCATGCGCCGCAATACCTGGAGCGCTTTGTCCATCCAAGCGGGGGTAGCAAAGAGCGAATAGAGAATTTCTTTAAAGAGAACCCCGTCAAATTCGGGCACCTCCACACCGGCGATGTTGTCCTTCTTGATGCGCACTTCATCGATTTGGAGGAAGTCCTCCATGTCAATGGTTGCCTCGGATAAAAGCCCGGCCCAAGGCTTGATTCCCGCAACAATATCTTCCAACTCCCGGCGCTTACCTTCCAGCACCGGTTCCAACTGGCGCAGAACAAGCTGAAGCTGCATTTTCTTTAAAAGCAGAATGGGCAAAAACTTTTCATACTTGGCCAGCGCATCCCGCTGGGCCTTCAGCGCCGTCTTGTTGAACTTGGGTTTGTCCGCCATTGATTAGGACACCTTCCTGGCCGGCCGGCTGTTGGGCCAAAATTCTTTGATCAATTCATCCTTAAGGCCGGTCTGCACCGGCTCGAAGTACCGGGCCAGCAGTTCCCAGCATTTATCCAGTGCCTGTTCAATCGGCATGTTGACGTTCAGGTCCATCATCTCCCGCTCAAAGTCATTGCCGTACGCCAAAAGGGTTTCATCCCACTTGGAAATCTTAAAGCCCATGGCGATCTTATTGCGAGACTCCCGGCAATCGGCATAAAGCCGGATCATGGTGTTCATGATGTCGTTATGGTCCCTGCGTGTGACTTTGCCGACCACGTTCTGTTTCAGGCGCGACAAAGACCCGAATGGATCGATCACGCCGTGACGCAGATAGAATTGGCCTTCGGTAATATAGCCGGTGTTGTCCGGAATGGGGTGGGTGACATCATCGCCCGGCATGGTGGTCACCGCCAAAATGGTGATGGAACCCAGACCCTCCATATCCACGGCCTTTTCGTACCTGGCCGCAAGCTGGGAGTAAAGATCGCCCGGATAGCCGCGGTTTGATGGAATCTGTTCCATAGAAATCGATATTTCTTTCAAAGAGTCGGAGAAGTTCGTCATGTCTGTCAACAGCACCAGAACGCGACTGCCGGCCTCGGCAAAACGTTCGGCAACAGCCAGGGACATATCCGGAACAAGCAGGCATTCCACCACCGGGTCTGAAGCCAGGTGCACAAACATGATCACCCGGTTCATGACGCCGCTCTCTTCAAAGGTGCGCCTGAAAAAAATGAAGTCATCGAATTTGAGTCCCATGCCGCCCAGGATGATGATATCGGCCTCAGCCTGCATCCCCACCCTGGCAAGCAGCTGGTTGTATGGCTCTCCGGGGATGGAAAAAATGGGGAGTTTCTGGCTGACCACCAGGGAATTGAACAGGTCGATCATGGGGATGTTGGTACGGATCATTTGCCTGGGAATGATACGGTTGGCCGGATTAAACGAGGGACCGCCGATCTGGATTTCC
This region of Candidatus Desulfatibia profunda genomic DNA includes:
- a CDS encoding V-type ATP synthase subunit D, which gives rise to MADKPKFNKTALKAQRDALAKYEKFLPILLLKKMQLQLVLRQLEPVLEGKRRELEDIVAGIKPWAGLLSEATIDMEDFLQIDEVRIKKDNIAGVEVPEFDGVLFKEILYSLFATPAWMDKALQVLRRMVAAREELRVLQEKEALLREELRTTTQRVNLFEKKLIPELKENIRKIKIFLGDEETAAVGRAKLAKAKLVLKKKEVAYA
- a CDS encoding V-type ATP synthase subunit B encodes the protein MRQIITKIDEITGNIATLKAGGIGLGELAVVESPGKTTLGQVIQLNGENVTIQVFGGTKGISTKDRVRFLGHPMGVKYGNSLLGRIFNGSGVPIDGGPEPLEEEIQIGGPSFNPANRIIPRQMIRTNIPMIDLFNSLVVSQKLPIFSIPGEPYNQLLARVGMQAEADIIILGGMGLKFDDFIFFRRTFEESGVMNRVIMFVHLASDPVVECLLVPDMSLAVAERFAEAGSRVLVLLTDMTNFSDSLKEISISMEQIPSNRGYPGDLYSQLAARYEKAVDMEGLGSITILAVTTMPGDDVTHPIPDNTGYITEGQFYLRHGVIDPFGSLSRLKQNVVGKVTRRDHNDIMNTMIRLYADCRESRNKIAMGFKISKWDETLLAYGNDFEREMMDLNVNMPIEQALDKCWELLARYFEPVQTGLKDELIKEFWPNSRPARKVS